The Coleofasciculus chthonoplastes PCC 7420 genome includes a window with the following:
- a CDS encoding (Fe-S)-binding protein, which produces MQTDFKFPTPDSVKESAATAPLETEPEESQVPGFDPKNPPKQDLIDTCVHCGFCLATCPSYRVIGKEMDSPRGRIYLMDAINKGEAPLAEGTTQHFDSCLGCLACVTTCPSGVQYDKLISATRHQVERNQPRSLADRIVRALIFNLFPYPGRLRPFLAPLYIYQKLGLQKLVRSTGLLKQIVPRLAAMDSILPQITLKSFQNNFPDVIPAQGEKRYRVGVILGCVQRLFFSPVNEATVRVLTANGCEVVIPKTQGCCAALPEHQGQTEQAQALARQMIDSFEGTDVDYVIINAAGCGHTLKEYGHILDDDPVYRQKAQDFAAKVRDVQQFLAEVGLTAKLSPLTDKPLTMVYQDACHLLHGQKISVQPRQLLRKIPGITLREPIDAALCCGSAGVYNMLQPEIADELGQQKVENLLNTGAELIASSNPGCSLQIKKHLNLQEKEISLMHPMELLDYSIRGEKLRIRD; this is translated from the coding sequence ATGCAAACGGATTTTAAATTTCCCACACCAGATTCAGTCAAAGAAAGCGCAGCAACAGCCCCCTTAGAAACGGAACCAGAGGAGTCTCAAGTTCCTGGTTTTGATCCTAAAAATCCGCCCAAACAAGACTTAATCGATACTTGTGTTCACTGCGGATTTTGCCTCGCCACCTGTCCCAGTTACCGAGTGATTGGCAAGGAAATGGATTCACCGAGGGGACGGATTTATTTAATGGATGCGATTAATAAGGGTGAAGCACCATTAGCTGAGGGGACGACACAACATTTTGATTCCTGCTTAGGCTGTTTGGCTTGTGTGACGACCTGTCCCTCTGGCGTACAGTATGATAAGTTAATTTCAGCTACACGCCATCAAGTTGAACGAAATCAGCCTCGGAGTTTAGCCGATCGCATCGTTAGGGCGTTAATCTTTAATCTGTTTCCTTATCCGGGACGCCTGCGCCCCTTTCTTGCGCCACTTTATATCTATCAAAAATTAGGATTACAAAAGCTGGTTCGGTCTACAGGATTATTAAAGCAAATAGTCCCCCGTTTAGCCGCAATGGATTCAATTTTACCGCAAATTACGTTAAAGTCCTTTCAGAATAACTTCCCCGATGTGATTCCGGCGCAAGGGGAAAAGCGGTATCGAGTGGGTGTGATTTTGGGATGTGTACAACGGCTATTTTTCTCCCCCGTTAATGAAGCGACGGTACGAGTATTAACCGCGAATGGCTGTGAAGTGGTGATTCCCAAAACTCAAGGGTGTTGTGCTGCATTACCCGAACATCAGGGACAAACGGAACAAGCCCAAGCCTTGGCGCGACAAATGATTGATAGTTTTGAGGGGACGGATGTTGATTATGTGATTATTAATGCCGCAGGCTGTGGTCATACGTTGAAGGAATATGGGCATATCTTAGACGATGATCCGGTGTATCGCCAGAAAGCGCAAGACTTTGCAGCGAAGGTGAGAGACGTACAGCAGTTTTTAGCTGAGGTAGGATTGACGGCTAAGTTGTCACCATTGACCGATAAACCATTGACAATGGTGTATCAAGATGCTTGTCATTTGTTACATGGACAAAAGATTTCCGTACAACCGCGTCAACTCTTACGAAAGATTCCCGGAATAACATTACGCGAACCCATCGATGCGGCGCTATGTTGTGGGAGTGCGGGGGTTTATAATATGCTGCAACCGGAAATAGCTGATGAGTTGGGACAGCAAAAGGTTGAGAATTTGTTGAATACGGGGGCGGAGTTAATTGCGTCATCGAATCCGGGGTGTTCACTGCAAATTAAAAAGCATTTGAACTTGCAGGAGAAAGAGATATCCTTGATGCATCCGATGGAGTTGTTGGATTATTCCATTCGGGGCGAAAAGTTGAGGATTAGGGATTAG
- a CDS encoding YHS domain-containing (seleno)protein: MKITYLTFASIVLLGLTACNNANTTPSANVESQTQQSNPSPVANPANKPTTLVSFYAEDGVAIKGTDPVAYFTQGQPLSGRADFEYEWQGVTWRFASAENRDLFANNPEQYAPQYGGYCAWAVSQGYTAPIDPNAWKIVDGKLYLNFNRRIQQRWEKDVPGHIAQANQNWPQVLEE, translated from the coding sequence ATGAAAATTACCTACTTAACCTTCGCCTCTATTGTCTTGCTGGGCTTAACCGCTTGCAATAATGCCAATACAACTCCCTCTGCTAACGTGGAAAGCCAAACTCAACAAAGCAATCCTAGCCCTGTGGCTAATCCTGCTAACAAGCCGACAACTCTAGTCAGCTTCTATGCAGAGGATGGGGTGGCGATTAAAGGTACTGATCCTGTGGCATACTTTACCCAAGGACAACCGCTTTCAGGTCGCGCTGACTTTGAATATGAATGGCAAGGAGTCACTTGGCGATTTGCCAGTGCAGAAAATCGTGACTTGTTTGCCAATAATCCTGAGCAATATGCTCCTCAATATGGGGGGTATTGCGCTTGGGCGGTAAGCCAAGGCTACACGGCTCCGATTGATCCGAATGCTTGGAAAATTGTGGACGGTAAACTTTACCTAAATTTCAATCGACGTATTCAGCAACGTTGGGAAAAGGATGTTCCGGGACATATTGCTCAAGCTAATCAGAACTGGCCCCAGGTTTTGGAGGAGTGA
- a CDS encoding IS4 family transposase has protein sequence MKELRWAAQELRYANLGDARRNKRLVKIVEDLAAQPNESIPTACGNWAATKATYNLWKSPRIKPDDIRLSHQISTVERSQEHSVVLAIQDTTDLNFTHHPSKKGMGPISSKPMVTGLKVHSVLAVSTLGVPLGVLHQQVWARNPQEVGKRHTRRQRQTADKESQCWLSASVATELALPEDIEVVTIADREADIYDLFAMTRQRRSHLLIRGTHNRRVDHQAKYLHASIEQAPVAGLVTITVPRNGQRPQRQATLTVRFATLEIQPPRHHLQRAKLSPVTLQVVLATESHPPKDTTPICWLLLTTLPVNSFDEAVQCIRWYSFRWLIERYHYVLKSGCHLEQLQLETRERIECALATYSIVAWRLLWLTYQARSSPDTPCDTVLQTHEWQALYCTIHSQPIPPQQPPSLRQAVGWIAQLGGFLGRKHDGEPGVKTIWRGWQRLQDIAATWQLLHS, from the coding sequence ATGAAAGAACTTCGATGGGCAGCCCAAGAATTGCGGTACGCTAACTTAGGTGATGCTCGGCGAAATAAACGCCTGGTTAAAATTGTCGAAGACTTAGCCGCACAGCCGAATGAAAGCATTCCAACGGCTTGTGGAAATTGGGCAGCAACCAAAGCTACCTACAACTTGTGGAAATCACCACGCATCAAACCCGATGACATCCGTTTGTCTCATCAAATCAGTACTGTGGAACGGTCACAAGAGCATAGTGTTGTCTTGGCAATACAAGACACAACGGATCTCAACTTCACTCACCATCCGAGCAAGAAGGGTATGGGTCCGATTAGTAGCAAGCCAATGGTGACGGGATTAAAAGTTCATTCGGTGTTGGCGGTGAGTACCTTGGGCGTACCCTTAGGAGTACTACACCAACAAGTGTGGGCACGTAATCCACAAGAGGTAGGCAAGCGACATACTCGTCGTCAAAGGCAGACTGCCGACAAAGAAAGTCAATGCTGGCTAAGTGCTTCCGTTGCGACCGAGTTAGCCTTACCTGAAGACATAGAGGTGGTGACGATTGCCGATCGCGAAGCGGATATTTACGATTTATTTGCCATGACTCGTCAAAGGCGATCGCATCTATTGATCCGAGGTACTCATAATCGTCGTGTTGACCATCAAGCCAAGTATTTGCACGCCAGCATTGAGCAAGCGCCAGTTGCGGGATTGGTCACCATTACTGTACCTCGTAACGGTCAGCGACCCCAGAGGCAAGCTACCCTAACCGTTCGCTTTGCTACCCTAGAGATACAACCACCTCGCCATCATCTCCAAAGAGCTAAACTGTCTCCAGTTACTCTTCAAGTGGTATTAGCTACTGAATCTCATCCACCCAAGGATACCACACCCATTTGCTGGTTATTGTTAACCACCCTACCTGTCAATAGTTTTGATGAAGCTGTCCAATGTATACGATGGTACTCTTTTCGCTGGCTGATTGAACGCTATCACTACGTTCTTAAAAGCGGTTGTCACCTCGAACAACTACAATTGGAAACACGAGAGCGTATTGAGTGTGCTTTGGCTACTTATTCCATTGTTGCTTGGCGCTTATTGTGGCTCACTTATCAAGCTCGCTCTAGTCCTGATACACCTTGCGATACTGTTTTACAGACCCATGAGTGGCAAGCTCTCTATTGTACTATTCACTCTCAACCTATACCTCCACAACAACCTCCTTCTCTCCGGCAAGCCGTTGGTTGGATTGCTCAACTCGGCGGTTTCTTAGGGCGTAAACATGATGGTGAACCTGGAGTCAAAACTATTTGGCGCGGTTGGCAGAGACTACAAGATATCGCTGCTACCTGGCAGTTACTTCACTCCTAG
- a CDS encoding NUDIX domain-containing protein, producing the protein MTYRNPVPTVDIIVELIDRPSRPIILIERKNPPLGWAIPGGFVDYGESVETAAVREAKEEIGLQVELIEQFHVYSAPDRDPRKHTLSIVFLATGTGEPQAADDAKNLNIFNLWEIPTNLCFDHDQILRDYRRYRHYQVRPRY; encoded by the coding sequence GTGACTTACCGAAATCCAGTTCCCACCGTCGATATCATTGTTGAACTCATAGATCGACCCTCGCGACCGATTATTCTGATCGAACGCAAAAATCCCCCCCTAGGCTGGGCAATTCCTGGCGGCTTTGTCGATTACGGGGAATCGGTGGAAACCGCAGCGGTTCGCGAAGCGAAGGAAGAAATTGGCTTACAGGTGGAGTTAATTGAGCAGTTTCACGTCTATTCGGCACCTGACCGCGATCCGCGTAAGCATACCCTGAGTATTGTATTTCTCGCCACGGGGACAGGCGAACCCCAAGCCGCTGATGATGCCAAAAATTTGAATATTTTTAATCTGTGGGAGATTCCCACGAATCTTTGTTTCGATCATGACCAGATTTTGCGGGATTATCGACGTTATCGCCATTATCAGGTACGACCTCGTTATTGA
- a CDS encoding FAD-binding oxidoreductase produces MNAIAQTLTPIVGDSNLYQGDTLPPLWQERLKRAYGVDTITSTLVCPTTIQQLCQVMESANTHNWRILPCGNGSKLAWAGVGKPVDVVISTQNLNQVIDHAVGDLTVTAQAGVKLADLQPILLKTNQFLPLEPAYPESATLGGIISTADSGSWRQRYGGVRDMLLGVSFVRSDGQLAKAGGRVVKNVAGYDLMKLLTGAYGTLGILTEVTFRLYPVQEASGTVVLTGDAEAIASTTQTLLASALTPTATDLLSSGLVKQLDIGQGMGLMVRFQSVTKSVQEQSSRLLDVGQQLGLQGTLYQDSDEVTLWQSLPEQIWGMPQSTSITCKIGIVPTAAVMTLTVLDTLTSGTGLGLIHAGSGLGKLRLKPETVKPETILKMREHCQSHSGFLTVLEAPISVKQQLDVWGYSGNALDIMRQIKQKFDPKTLLSPNRFVGNI; encoded by the coding sequence ATGAATGCGATCGCACAAACTCTAACCCCGATTGTGGGTGACTCTAACCTCTACCAGGGGGATACTTTACCTCCGCTATGGCAAGAGCGACTCAAGAGAGCTTATGGCGTAGACACGATTACCAGTACCCTTGTTTGTCCAACCACAATTCAACAGCTTTGTCAAGTAATGGAGTCTGCCAATACCCATAACTGGCGGATTCTCCCCTGCGGGAATGGGAGTAAATTAGCTTGGGCGGGTGTGGGTAAACCCGTTGACGTGGTGATTAGTACCCAAAACCTGAATCAGGTGATTGATCATGCGGTGGGTGACTTGACAGTAACGGCGCAAGCGGGTGTGAAATTGGCAGATTTACAGCCAATACTGCTGAAAACCAATCAATTTTTGCCTCTCGAACCCGCCTACCCGGAATCCGCCACTCTGGGTGGAATTATTTCAACGGCGGATAGTGGCTCATGGCGACAACGCTATGGTGGGGTGCGGGATATGCTATTGGGAGTTTCCTTTGTCCGCAGTGATGGACAACTTGCCAAAGCTGGGGGACGAGTGGTGAAAAATGTGGCGGGTTATGACTTGATGAAACTGTTGACGGGGGCGTATGGCACCCTGGGAATTTTAACCGAGGTGACGTTTCGCTTGTATCCGGTACAGGAAGCATCGGGGACAGTGGTACTCACCGGAGACGCTGAGGCGATCGCATCAACAACCCAAACCTTACTCGCTTCCGCCCTAACCCCTACAGCCACCGATTTACTCTCGTCGGGATTGGTAAAACAATTGGATATCGGTCAAGGGATGGGCTTAATGGTACGCTTCCAAAGTGTCACCAAAAGTGTACAGGAGCAGTCGTCCCGGTTGCTAGATGTGGGGCAACAGTTGGGACTCCAAGGCACACTTTATCAGGATAGCGATGAAGTGACTCTATGGCAATCATTACCAGAACAAATCTGGGGAATGCCCCAATCCACCTCAATTACTTGCAAAATAGGGATAGTACCAACGGCGGCAGTAATGACTTTAACTGTACTGGATACTCTTACCTCTGGAACGGGATTAGGGTTAATTCATGCTGGAAGTGGCTTAGGAAAATTGCGGCTTAAACCTGAAACAGTGAAACCTGAGACGATTTTAAAGATGCGAGAGCATTGCCAATCCCACAGTGGTTTTTTGACGGTACTAGAGGCTCCAATTAGTGTAAAGCAACAGCTTGATGTTTGGGGATACAGTGGCAACGCTTTAGATATTATGCGTCAAATTAAACAGAAGTTTGATCCAAAAACCCTTTTAAGTCCTAATCGATTTGTCGGAAATATTTGA
- a CDS encoding hydrogenase maturation nickel metallochaperone HypA/HybF translates to MHELGITQNIVDIVAEHAQGAKVRRVCLEIGQLAAIMPDAVLFCFDVCSKDTPLEGATLDIIEIPGIGRCRHCDAQIPLDQPFGLCECGSVELDIISGQELKIKEMEVEPCV, encoded by the coding sequence TTGCACGAACTGGGAATCACACAAAATATCGTTGATATCGTTGCCGAACACGCGCAGGGGGCGAAAGTGCGACGAGTCTGCCTAGAAATTGGTCAGTTAGCGGCGATAATGCCTGATGCGGTGTTATTTTGTTTTGATGTTTGTAGCAAAGACACTCCCTTAGAAGGGGCAACTCTGGATATCATTGAAATTCCGGGTATTGGTCGCTGTCGTCACTGTGATGCTCAAATTCCCCTCGATCAACCCTTTGGTCTCTGTGAATGCGGTAGTGTAGAACTGGATATAATATCGGGTCAAGAACTGAAAATTAAGGAAATGGAGGTCGAACCATGTGTGTAA
- a CDS encoding WD40 repeat domain-containing protein, with amino-acid sequence MLPWNRLTELKGHQGTVNSANFSPDGQRIVTASDDKTARVWRTDGLDSLLAQGCDWLNQHLIFNPQDLETLAVCQTPANKTAAAQFWVYQGETQARGGD; translated from the coding sequence TTGCTGCCATGGAACCGACTCACCGAACTCAAGGGGCATCAGGGTACTGTCAACAGCGCCAACTTTAGCCCCGATGGGCAGCGGATTGTCACTGCCTCAGATGATAAAACCGCCCGGGTGTGGCGGACTGATGGGTTAGACTCGCTGTTAGCGCAAGGCTGTGACTGGTTGAATCAGCATCTGATATTTAATCCCCAAGATTTAGAAACATTAGCAGTTTGCCAAACCCCCGCCAACAAAACCGCCGCCGCCCAATTTTGGGTTTACCAGGGTGAAACCCAAGCAAGAGGAGGCGATTGA
- a CDS encoding 3'-5' exonuclease: MPYLTQAEDIRCAIASCTQASILWLDTEVADYKTDTPQLSLIQVLADGNDLTAESVGILDVLYQPELADEFIAKVMYNPAIEKVFHNASYDRKFLGKHKAKNVTCTLELAKTIPYYRLPVPNYQLKTLTEYFGICPQVDKTEQTGDWRKRPLSPRQLDYAAKDVVYVAHLHRHLLDLAQPDPATEDIEALTLRYRQIEHRWKQLDTEIQQIKERLKAAMQAQNVKKVHGFRLSSQNRTSKKVAFHQLAEVTKKLGIELDISVQLTKSLQQKLGEVMEELPVEEENKTTWRLSITEPEEEDLPF, translated from the coding sequence ATGCCATACCTCACCCAAGCCGAAGACATTCGTTGCGCGATCGCAAGCTGCACTCAAGCCTCTATCCTATGGTTAGATACGGAAGTCGCTGACTATAAAACCGATACACCGCAATTGTCGTTAATTCAAGTCTTGGCGGATGGAAATGACCTCACGGCTGAGTCTGTCGGGATTCTCGATGTGCTATATCAGCCAGAACTCGCTGATGAGTTTATTGCTAAAGTAATGTACAATCCGGCAATTGAGAAAGTCTTTCACAACGCTAGTTATGACCGGAAATTTTTGGGTAAACACAAGGCAAAAAATGTCACCTGTACCCTAGAACTGGCAAAAACGATTCCCTACTATCGCCTCCCTGTCCCCAATTATCAACTGAAAACCTTAACTGAATATTTTGGGATATGTCCCCAAGTGGATAAAACCGAACAAACAGGCGACTGGAGGAAGCGCCCCCTCTCCCCCCGCCAACTGGATTACGCGGCTAAGGATGTTGTCTATGTGGCTCACCTTCACCGTCATTTATTAGACCTCGCTCAACCTGACCCCGCCACAGAGGATATTGAAGCTCTAACCTTACGCTATCGACAAATCGAGCATCGCTGGAAACAACTGGATACGGAAATTCAGCAAATTAAGGAACGGCTAAAAGCAGCTATGCAAGCGCAAAATGTCAAAAAAGTCCATGGATTTCGTTTATCCAGTCAAAATCGTACCAGCAAAAAAGTTGCGTTTCATCAATTAGCAGAAGTGACAAAAAAACTAGGGATTGAGTTAGATATATCAGTACAATTGACGAAATCCCTACAACAAAAGTTAGGGGAGGTAATGGAAGAATTGCCCGTAGAAGAAGAGAATAAAACGACTTGGCGACTCTCGATTACTGAGCCAGAGGAGGAAGACTTGCCGTTTTGA
- a CDS encoding DUF429 domain-containing protein, whose amino-acid sequence MKFIGIDLGWTSGASGLCCLNWSDGQLQLLGLNRKQATADILNWIDDWTAATEPAIIAVDAPTLIPNATGMRLPDKLSHRYFHRYHAGCYPANRQRPFAQRTIEFGLSLEARGFIHAPQITPKTLGRYQIEVFPHPAIVHLFGLNRILKYKKGRVAERQGELLKLYHLIREVLPSLEPKLDGIDGLKDSFSERLTGATLKELEDKLDSLICAYIAAYWWYWGIERNWVLGDVSTGYIIVPAPVVST is encoded by the coding sequence ATGAAATTTATCGGAATTGATCTCGGTTGGACGTCGGGTGCAAGTGGTTTATGTTGCTTAAATTGGTCAGATGGACAGCTTCAGCTATTAGGATTAAACCGCAAACAAGCTACAGCAGATATCCTCAATTGGATTGATGATTGGACAGCCGCCACTGAACCCGCTATCATCGCCGTAGACGCCCCCACACTGATTCCTAACGCCACGGGAATGCGCCTCCCGGATAAACTCAGCCATCGGTATTTTCACCGTTACCACGCAGGTTGCTATCCCGCCAATCGCCAGCGCCCTTTTGCCCAACGCACGATAGAGTTTGGTTTGAGTTTGGAAGCACGGGGGTTTATTCACGCCCCCCAGATAACGCCCAAAACCCTGGGACGCTATCAAATCGAGGTTTTTCCCCATCCCGCGATTGTTCATTTGTTTGGCTTAAATCGGATTCTGAAATATAAGAAAGGAAGAGTGGCAGAACGTCAAGGGGAATTATTAAAACTTTATCATTTAATTAGGGAGGTATTGCCGAGTTTAGAACCAAAACTTGATGGGATTGATGGTTTAAAGGATAGTTTTTCGGAACGCTTGACTGGGGCGACGCTGAAGGAACTAGAAGATAAACTGGATAGTTTAATCTGTGCCTATATTGCGGCTTACTGGTGGTATTGGGGGATTGAGCGGAATTGGGTATTGGGTGATGTCAGTACGGGTTATATTATTGTCCCTGCACCTGTCGTGTCAACTTAA
- the malQ gene encoding 4-alpha-glucanotransferase, with product MQIPRSSGVLLHPTCLPSPYGFGDLGSPAYQFIDFLAASDQRFWQILPVGPTGFGNSPYMSYSAMAGNPMLISPEQLQMKGLLTKEDLAHLPEFPPDSIDFERAVPLKKSLLLKACDRFKREASPEQQEEFEQFCQRHAYWLDDYALFMALHNTFDDVSWHLWEPNIAKAEPQAVKEWRERLRDRIYEQKYFQFEFFRQWSWLKQYANDHNIQIIGDIPIYVAHNSADVWSNRELFAIDEETGEPSLMAGVPPDYFSETGQLWGNPIYDWERMEKNNYHWWIMRLKMMFEYVDVLRIDHFRGFEAYWEVDQGEDTAMNGRWVKGPGAKFFKVLKRELEGLPIIAEDLGVITPEVEALRDQFGFPGMKILHFAFGGGPDNPYLPFNIERNCLIYTGTHDNNTTIGWFNQIPDYERENAIRYLGGLSPEGINWDLIRLAYSSVANLAMIPFQDFLDLGTEAQMNRPSTSEGNWKWRYRAESLTDQLRDRIKTLIYTYGRTPHDS from the coding sequence ATGCAGATTCCTAGATCGAGTGGTGTTTTGCTGCATCCCACTTGCTTACCCAGTCCCTATGGATTCGGTGACTTAGGCTCACCAGCGTATCAATTTATTGATTTTTTGGCGGCTAGCGATCAGCGATTCTGGCAGATCTTGCCCGTCGGACCCACGGGGTTTGGTAACTCGCCGTATATGTCCTACTCCGCCATGGCGGGAAACCCAATGTTGATTAGTCCAGAACAACTGCAAATGAAGGGGCTACTCACAAAGGAAGATCTCGCCCATCTACCGGAGTTTCCCCCGGATTCTATTGACTTTGAGCGAGCCGTTCCTTTGAAAAAATCCCTCCTGCTCAAAGCCTGCGATCGCTTTAAGCGGGAAGCGTCCCCGGAACAACAGGAGGAATTCGAGCAATTTTGTCAGCGTCACGCCTATTGGCTGGATGATTATGCCTTATTTATGGCACTCCACAACACCTTTGATGATGTGAGTTGGCATTTGTGGGAGCCAAACATTGCTAAAGCCGAACCACAAGCAGTGAAGGAGTGGCGAGAACGGTTACGCGATCGCATTTATGAGCAAAAGTACTTCCAGTTTGAGTTTTTCCGCCAGTGGTCTTGGTTGAAGCAGTATGCTAATGACCATAATATCCAGATTATTGGCGATATCCCGATTTATGTCGCCCATAATAGCGCCGATGTCTGGTCAAACCGAGAACTGTTTGCCATTGATGAGGAAACAGGCGAACCTTCGCTGATGGCGGGTGTTCCCCCAGACTATTTCAGTGAAACCGGTCAATTGTGGGGGAACCCGATTTACGACTGGGAACGCATGGAAAAGAATAACTATCACTGGTGGATCATGCGCCTGAAGATGATGTTCGAGTACGTCGATGTGCTGCGAATCGATCATTTTCGCGGCTTTGAGGCGTATTGGGAGGTTGACCAAGGTGAAGACACTGCTATGAATGGGCGCTGGGTCAAAGGACCAGGAGCTAAATTTTTCAAAGTCCTGAAGCGGGAATTAGAAGGACTCCCGATTATCGCTGAGGATTTAGGTGTAATTACCCCAGAAGTCGAGGCATTGCGGGATCAATTTGGGTTTCCGGGGATGAAGATTTTGCATTTTGCCTTTGGTGGCGGTCCAGATAATCCCTATTTACCCTTTAACATAGAGCGCAACTGTCTGATTTATACCGGGACTCACGATAATAACACGACAATCGGCTGGTTTAACCAGATCCCCGACTATGAACGAGAAAATGCGATTCGGTACTTAGGAGGGTTAAGTCCCGAAGGTATCAATTGGGATTTAATCCGGTTAGCCTACAGCAGTGTCGCCAATCTTGCCATGATTCCCTTCCAAGATTTCTTGGATTTGGGTACAGAGGCTCAGATGAACCGTCCCAGTACATCTGAGGGAAACTGGAAATGGCGTTATCGAGCAGAGAGCTTAACGGATCAACTGCGCGATCGCATCAAAACCCTGATTTATACTTATGGTCGGACACCCCATGATTCTTGA
- the hypB gene encoding hydrogenase nickel incorporation protein HypB, which produces MCVTCGCSDGADTTLTNPETGEVVAMANSNHDPNHTHTLPDGSVVTHSSSSSHSHTHTLPDGRVITHTHTHDSSGNHHDEVSQVHAQVHGTKISLEADILAKNNLIAAQNRGWFRGRNILALNLVSSPGAGKTTLLTRTIQDLQAQLPINVIEGDQATANDAQKIQATGCKVVQINTGTGCHLEAAMVERGCTQLNPPLNSVVMIENVGNLVCPALFDLGEQAKVAILSVTEGDDKPIKYPHIFRASQVMILTKIDLLPYVDFDVERCIEYARTVNPQMQVFQVSAKTGVGLEGWYEWLTSQCQSVQPVESM; this is translated from the coding sequence ATGTGTGTAACCTGCGGCTGTTCTGATGGCGCTGACACCACGCTTACCAATCCGGAAACGGGGGAGGTTGTTGCCATGGCTAACTCCAATCACGACCCGAATCATACCCATACATTACCTGATGGGTCTGTTGTCACGCACTCCTCCTCATCTAGCCACTCCCATACTCACACCTTACCCGATGGTCGAGTCATCACCCACACTCACACTCACGACTCGTCGGGAAATCACCACGATGAAGTCTCTCAAGTTCACGCCCAGGTTCACGGTACAAAAATTTCCCTGGAAGCGGATATCCTGGCAAAAAATAACCTAATTGCTGCCCAAAATCGGGGATGGTTTAGAGGGCGTAATATTTTGGCGCTAAATCTAGTTAGTTCTCCGGGGGCGGGTAAAACGACGTTGTTGACGCGCACGATTCAGGATTTACAGGCACAATTACCGATTAATGTAATTGAAGGGGATCAAGCGACAGCGAATGATGCCCAGAAGATTCAAGCAACCGGGTGTAAGGTTGTCCAAATTAATACCGGAACCGGGTGTCATCTGGAAGCGGCGATGGTGGAACGGGGTTGCACTCAACTCAATCCTCCCCTCAATTCTGTGGTCATGATTGAGAATGTGGGAAATCTTGTTTGTCCCGCCTTATTTGACTTGGGTGAACAGGCAAAGGTGGCGATTTTATCGGTAACTGAGGGCGATGATAAGCCGATTAAATATCCTCATATCTTCCGGGCTAGCCAAGTGATGATTCTCACGAAAATTGACCTGTTGCCTTATGTAGACTTTGATGTGGAACGCTGTATTGAGTATGCACGAACCGTGAATCCTCAGATGCAGGTGTTTCAGGTTTCGGCAAAAACAGGCGTTGGGCTAGAGGGTTGGTATGAATGGTTAACCTCTCAGTGTCAATCCGTGCAACCCGTGGAGTCAATGTGA